One segment of Glandiceps talaboti chromosome 21, keGlaTala1.1, whole genome shotgun sequence DNA contains the following:
- the LOC144451274 gene encoding beta-galactoside alpha-2,6-sialyltransferase 1-like codes for MERPTPPKNDSRTKYLVDKIVNEDSDHRLRAYLKSYDRSFHKSVMKMPIFNDRLNGRTDVDRNEMLCTLYREAPILILGRSDSPFCEMGLGEYFPTERSILDSNQRYNTCAVVGSSDTMKNCLLGKEIDAHDAVLRFNFAPTFGFEEDVGIKTTIRLINNHFFEEETNYTLLEDFVRQSTTTFFWKGGTYNLGNLYQWYLNSKPFFSGYVDWSQSHPDDPVYMINQMSLWQSWTVLQEFSSVQIMLQLCDEIDIYGMVPPDKSGQYYCHYFDDADCHFETSYHSFSAEYSFLKRLHVGTDEDITKGKATIQGYSTLTKCQNETD; via the exons ATGGAAAGACCCACACCACCGAAAAATGACTCCAGGACAAAATATCTGGTCgacaaaattgtaaatgagGATTCCGATCACAGACTACGTGCTTATTTGAAGTCCTATGACAGGAGCTTTCATAAGTCAGTTATGAAAATGCCAATATTTAACGATCGTCTGAATGGGAGAACAGATGTTGACCGAAATGAGATGCTGTGTACACTATATCGAGAGGCACCTATTTTGATATTAGGTCGCAGTGATAGCCCGTTTTGTGAAATGGGTCTGGGGGAGTATTTTCCAACAGAACGGTCTATTTTAGACAGTAACCAAAGATACAACACGTGTGCTGTAGTTGGCAGCTCGGATACGATGAAGAATTGCTTACTTGGGAAAGAAATCG ATGCCCACGATGCGGTACTTCGGTTTAATTTTGCTCCAACATTTGGGTTTGAGGAAGATGTTGGTATAAAGACAACAATTCGTttaataaataatcatttttttgaAGAGGagacaaattacacattactCGAAGACTTTGTTCGGCAAAGcacaacaacatttttttggAAAGGAGGAACATATAATCTTGGCAACTTGTATCAG TGGTATTTAAACAGCAAGCCCTTTTTCTCTGGATATGTTGACTGGTCTCAAAGTCATCCCGATGACCCTGTATATATGATTAATCAAATGTCATTGTGGCAGTCATGGACGGTGCTTCAGGAATTTTCCA gTGTTCAAATAATGCTACAATTATGTGATGAGATAGACATTTATGGTATGGTACCTCCGGATAAAAGTGGACAATATTACTGTCACTATTTTGACGATGCAGACTGCCATTTCGAAACCTCTTATCATTCGTTTTCTGCTGAATACAGTTTTCTGAAACGATTGCACGTAGGAACAGATGAAGACATAACGAAGGGGAAAGCTACGATACAGGGGTACTCAACATTAACAAAATGCCAAAATGAAACGGACTGA